Proteins from one Telopea speciosissima isolate NSW1024214 ecotype Mountain lineage chromosome 1, Tspe_v1, whole genome shotgun sequence genomic window:
- the LOC122663339 gene encoding uncharacterized protein LOC122663339 has product MGFSSVFRSLQEVFPQVDTRVLKAVAIEHPKDADAAVECILFEVLPYLRIQSESHGTQNDSEDVNHSIVGREELGQGVVEVVLADSASNSAFDTTKDANDTVNTTDALYCDAKCVNEEFVGSSVLSLHGGNGEELQMSTCGLRNTSLDQPPVHLFLNTETEEFISLEKCQNVSVADGSDQVALLEPGPLIREERFTDCCNDASSFNINDLNELVICDSWATCGESHQDQTCLDANSLKVENLLASGQHIPSSQESQEETSDSADYGSLAAKIGATISDFEKPDSRNRSENVSTEDVFDTEVGHVENGSSSIAMVSRSSQICSIDLLEDSIGEAKNNKRTLFLAMESVINKMKELEFQEEAAEQAKREVAEGGVNILAKVEDYREMLQHAKEANDMHAGEVYGEKAILATELRELQSRIQNLSDEREKSLAILDEMNETLEVRLAAAEEERKIAEQVKLENEKSARMVLAEQELAMERVVEESKRLQQQAEENSKLRDFLMDRGHVVDILHGEIAVICQDVKLLKEKFDECVPISKSLSSSQTSCILASSSSSIKSLAADRVPERVEASEALEKLSPAPSFVGQVKSNFEEKTVAGDNKVPLDDGWEFFDEDDDL; this is encoded by the exons GTTGATACACGTGTGCTAAAGGCTGTTGCTATTGAACACCCCAAGGATGCTGATGCAGCTGTGGAATGTATTCTTTTTGAGGTTCTTCCATATCTTCGTATTCAATCAGAGTCTCATGGTACGCAGAATGATAGTGAAGATGTTAACCATTCAATTGTTGGACGAG AGGAGCTAGGGCAGGGGGTAGTTGAAGTAGTACTTGCAGATTCAGCTTCAAATTCAGCATTTGATACTACTAAAGATGCCAATGATACAGTCAATACTACCGATGCGCTTTATTGTGATGCAAAATGTGTGAACGAAGAATTTGTTGGTTCTTCTGTTTTAAGTCTCCATGGTGGAAATGGTGAAGAACTGCAAATGAGCACATGTGGACTTAGGAACACATCCTTGGATCAGCCTCCAGTTCACTTATTTTTAAATACTGAAACTGAAGAATTCATTTCTTTGGAAAAGTGTCAAAATGTTAGTGTTGCAGATGGGTCAGATCAGGTTGCACTTTTGGAACCTGGACCTTTAATACGGGAAGAGCGTTTCACTGACTGCTGTAATGATGCTTCATCTTTCAATATCAATGATTTGAATGAGTTGGTAATTTGTGATAGTTGGGCTACTTGTGGAGAAAGTCATCAAGATCAAACTTGCTTAGATGCTAATTCATTGAAAGTGGAAAACTTGCTAGCTTCAGGTCAGCATATTCCATCATCTcaagaatctcaagaagaaacATCAGATTCTGCAGACTATGGATCTTTGGCAGCAAAGATTGGTGCTACCATTAGTGACTTCGAAAAACCAGATTCAAGAAATCGATCAGAGAATGTTTCTACAGAAGATGTCTTCGACACTGAAGTAGGTCATGTTGAAAATGGGTCCTCATCAATAGCTATGGTTTCACGTTCCAGCCAAATTTGTAGCATTGATCTTCTCGAGGATAGtattggagaagcaaaaaataaCAAG AGAACTCTGTTCTTGGCAATGGAGTCTGTCATCAACAAGATGAAAGAATTGGAGTTTCAAGAGGAAGCTGCGGAACAGGCCAAAAGGGAAGTTGCAGAGGGTGGTGTTAATATTCTTGCCAAGGTTGAAGACTATAGAGAGATGCTGCAACATGCCAAGGAAGCCAATGACATG CATGCAGGAGAAGTCTATGGAGAGAAGGCAATTCTAGCAACAGAACTGAGGGAACTTCAATCCCGTATCCAGAATTTGTCtgatgagagagaaaaatctTTGGCGATTCTTGATGAG ATGAACGAAACTCTTGAAGTACGATTAGCTGCAgcagaagaggagagaaaaatagCTGAGCAAGTTAAGCTAGAAAATGAAAAGTCAGCAAGAATGGTTCTTGCAGAGCAAGAGCTAGCTATGGAGAGGGTAGTTGAGGAGTCCAAAAGACTACAGCAACAAGCAGAGGAGAACTCCAAG TTACGGGACTTTCTCATGGATCGTGGTCATGTTGTTGATATATTGCA tggAGAGATAGCTGTTATTTGTCAAGATGTGAAGTTGCTGAAAGAAAAGTTTGACGAATGTGTCCCTATTAGTAAGTCCTTGTCCTCAAGCCAGACAAGTTGTATTTTAGCTTCTTCGAGCTCATCCATTAAGAGTCTGGCAGCTGATCGGGTTCCTGAGAGAGTCGAGGCATCTGAGGCCTTGGAGAAGTTAAGCCCAGCTCCCTCATTTGTCGGTCAGGTGAAGAGTAACTTTGAAGAGAAGACTGTTGCAGGTGATAACAAGGTCCCTTTAGACGATGGATGGGAATTCTTTGATGAGGACGACGATTTATAA